TTGATCGAAATTCGCCCTATCGCCGCAGCGGTGGCCGGGCTGGAACCGCACAGGGCGGCGAACACCGTGGAGGCCAGAGTGGCGCTCAGGGCCAATCCTCCCTTTACCCGCTGAAGGTATTTATTCAACACCATGAAAATGTCCGCCGCAACGTTACCCCTGGCCAGGAATTCGGCCATTAGAATGAACAGCGGCGCTACAAGCTGGTTCATGCTGGTGCCCTGGTTAAAAGCCATGGTGCCTATCTGCGCCAACTGGTTTGGAGATAAATAAAGCAACGTTGAAGCAACTGTCGTAAACCCCAGGGCAAATGCTACTGGAGTTCCAATAAAGATTGCCGTTAAAAGAATCGCCAGCAGGGTTATCAAAACAAGTATCAATTAAATGACCTCCCCTTTGAACTTCAATGCGTTCTTTCGGGCCGCGTTCCTGGAATCATAGATACTTTTGACCGCCGCTGATCAAATCTGAAATGATGCAGATCACAGTGACAAACATCATTACTGATCCCACGAGCATGGCCGCATACAACAAAACAATGGGAATCTGCACGTTTGCCAGGGTAAGCTTATTTAGTTCCAGGGCGTCCTTTATCATCAGAACGCTATCCCCTGCAAGCACGACAATATAAACCAAGGCCAGCAAATAACCGGTGACCGCCATGGCCTTCCTTGCCTTCACGTCCCAGACCTGGCCAATCCTCTCCCGGATAAAGTCCACAGCCACATGTCCTTTTTCCTGAAAAGAATAAGATGTGCCCAGGAATATCGCCCAAATCAGCATGTACAAAGAAATGTCCATGCTCCAGGAAGTCGGGCTTGCAAAAACGCTGCGCACAATG
The Peptococcaceae bacterium genome window above contains:
- a CDS encoding TRAP transporter small permease subunit, translated to MLKYPHFMSRFNLIMGIISGLLILIIGALSVMEGIVRSVFASPTSWSMDISLYMLIWAIFLGTSYSFQEKGHVAVDFIRERIGQVWDVKARKAMAVTGYLLALVYIVVLAGDSVLMIKDALELNKLTLANVQIPIVLLYAAMLVGSVMMFVTVICIISDLISGGQKYL